GTTCCTATAAAATGATCCTCTGAATTTCGTATCAAATGCGCGGAGGAGGGGATGGAGCAATGAGTGATTTTGTGACGGTGGCCGATGCAAAGGACATCGGTCCCGGCGAGGGTCGCGTGGTGGAAGTCCAAGGAAACGAGGTGGCCCTCTTTAATCTGAACGGGACCTTTTATGCGATCGACAATATGTGTGTCCACCAGGGAGGACCCTTGGGCGAGGGGATGCTGGAGGGTGAGAGCGTGATCTGTCCCTGGCACAGCTGGCGCTACAATGTGAAGACGGGCGTCTGTTCCACGAATCCTTCCATGAAAGTAAAGACGTATTC
This Nitrospiria bacterium DNA region includes the following protein-coding sequences:
- the nirD gene encoding nitrite reductase small subunit NirD, giving the protein MSDFVTVADAKDIGPGEGRVVEVQGNEVALFNLNGTFYAIDNMCVHQGGPLGEGMLEGESVICPWHSWRYNVKTGVCSTNPSMKVKTYSVKIEDGQVRVAST